A window of Clupea harengus chromosome 24, Ch_v2.0.2, whole genome shotgun sequence genomic DNA:
GAATGACCCTGAAAGGCGTCTTactccaacacactcacagttaatTCGAAATAAACATAAACCATCAAGTTCTTTACTACACAACTTCCAAGTACAGGTAAGATTGTGTCCAGGGTACTATGTGTTTAAACAGGCATATATTGGGAattgtaatgtgtatgtgtgtggagggggggggtctgtgtttTCAGTTAGGGTTGTTAAAAAGTATGCCTgtgattgtatttatttattacacatGATGCCCATTTTTAATAGAACTATGATTTTGTTATTATTCATTCAGAATACatttattatattatgtatttctattcataattttttttactgagCTGAACTAGGAGCGAGATCTCAGCCAGCACACCCCATGGCAAACTCAGAGGGTATGTACAGCTCCTATTTGGTTTGTGTAAACGCATCTGTCACGGTCAGTCATGGTTATTTTTCGGTGCAGGacccaaatgcacacaaacgATTTGCAAGAACTCAAAAAGGACTTTAATCATAACTCAGAAGTCAGGCACGGAATCAAAAACAGAGAACACGAGAACAAACCATACATCACATAAGAATGCGACAAAGACCGATAGAGACATAGGGGAAGACAAGGGTTTAAATACAAGAGGGCAAACCAGATATCAAAACACAGGTGAACTAAACAAGGGAATTGATAAGACTAATAATTGGGAACAgatgaggggtggagacacaggTACACAGAACAGGTACACAAGGCAAGGGTAAACACGGGAGCACATGgcaggaacaaggaagcacaaaGGACTCgacacaggaagtaaacaaGTGGCAAACAGGAAGTAGCATAAGGGCACAGAAGGGATACAAAGTACAAGCACACAACAAGGACAACGCACAATCCTGACAGCATCAACCTTGTTTAGTTTAAACATTTTCCTTGAGCTACCAGCTTCACAGGCAGGGggatggggtgtggggggttacATATAAAAGCCTACGCACAAATTTGACTTTAAAATATAATTCAAACAATGTTATAGTTGTTAAAAAGTAGGCGTatgattgtatttatttattacacatAATAGTCATAATTTAGTCTTTAGTTTTTCTTTGTAATCTAATCAATTGAATTCCAAGACATTGTAAAGTTTGTAAATCGAAGTAAAGAGTAGATAATGAAAATGTCCTCTGACCCCATAGTGATGTAAAGTATAATTTAAGGCATTTTGTTTGAAATATTGCAATTAAGGGTACTGCCCCTCGAGGGCAGCTTGATCTTGAGTATATTGCACAGATAACAGACGTTTGCAATACAGAGAAAGGGCCAGGCCAAGTCAAGAAAAAAACAGTATTCTATAGTAATGTAAGAAAAAAACAGTATTCTATAGTAACTTGTAATGTAACGCACTGCATTGCAGGTTAATTCAGACAGTTGACCAAACAAACTCCTACGGCTTGTTTTACCTTTGCAAAGAAATGAAAAATACGGACATTCCCAGCAATGCcgtgtgttaggtgaaaattcaccctagttacctcaggactccggagctgcatataagtatatttattagacaaacaacaattttaatcaggctcactcacagcacaaggctgaaagtgaagaaattactccggagctgcatataagtatatttattagacaaacaacaattgcaatcgggctcactcacagcacaagcctgaaagtgaagcaatgataaacacatcgcacaaggtttatatagacaaaagtggatggaagttttgcaaggtctgaagaagcttatcacctctggtctaaacatgctcttgtagatATGCAgcctaagtggcacctaataatctaagttacatacacgcagaaacacagaaaagccatgttcctgcttacataagtacatgattcatataaggtaactAATAATACAAgacacttgattattatattcttaagtcattaacagtgtttggaaattaccTCCATCAATGTGGAACATGATTTGAGTTAAtacattcaatttaattcaagtgaattttatttatatagagacaaaccaatcaaattgtctcagggcactttacagagcccagagcctgggaCATGGGACAAGCTGTACTGTATACTATATACTGGCATCTTGATCTTGAGTATATTGCACAGATAACAGACGTTTACAGTTCAGAGAAAGGGCCAGGCCAAGTCATTTTGACCAACTAATATTTCTTGGTTGTCTGAAAATAtgtttgcaaaaaaaatgtaacttgTAATGTAACGCACTGCATTGCAGGTAAATGGTTGACGGTTGATTGGACCTCACAAACTCCTACTGCTTGTTTTATCTTTGCACAGAAGTGAAAAAACTGGACATTCCCAACAATGCCATTTATAATACATTCAATgtgaattttatttttatagcaacaaaccaataaaattgtcttgaggcgctttacagagtccagggcctgaacccccttagagcaagcacaatggcacaGGGGACATATACGAGCTGTATAGTGGTCGGTTATTCCTTGACGGTACATCCGTGAACGGACTACTATCCTAAGGAATAAGCATTATTAGGCAGAGCACACAGGAACAGTGCCCACTatgctttgtgttttttctaATTCCATGTGTTTCACCCTTGCAGGAAAGAATCAACCTGGACCTGTCTTTTCCACCTCAAGGACAGCCAATGTTGAATACAGAGCTGTCCATGGGGGTCTTGTCAATGCACCACAACTTACAAACTGCAATATTAATGGGCATGTTGCATTCAATATTAAGATGGGCAACAGAAAAAAGGGTAGAGGAATGCTTTCATGTCTTATGCTCATGGTCATATTTTGAAGTTGTAACAAGCACCATGTGCTTTACAGTAAATCAaatattcatttgtgtgtgtgtgttttatttatttttattctgaAACAGATGTGAATGTGGATTCTGCACGTGTCTTTGAGAGAATTTCGGAAGACGTGAAGAAGAGACTGAAGAAACAAGTACTATATATCGTTGAGGGCAATGAAACTAGAAAGGAGAAGAAACCCTTAAACCAAATCTACACAAAagtctacatcacagagggagaggctaGTGTTGTTAATGAAGCATGAAATATGCCAGCTAGATTCAGCTGCCAAGACTCAACCAAATGGTAAGGAAATTGAGTACAACGATATCTTCAAACAACGTGAAGACATCAGGTCTGTGCTGACCAAAGGAAACGCTGGCATAGGGAAAACAGTTATTGTGCATAAATGTATCCTTGACTGGGCGGAGGACAAAGCCAATCACGACATAAAGCTCATGTTGCTCTTACCCTTTCGGGAGCTCAGTTTACTTACAGGAGAATATAGTTTTCACACACTTCTCATCGAGCTCTACCCAGAACTTGCTGAGCTTAAGGATCCAAAGATCTACAACAGCAATAAAACTGTCTTCATCCTTGATGGCCTGGATGAAAGCAGATTTAAGTTGGACTTTTCCAAGAAGCTAGTAGCAGACATGAACCAGCACACCACAGTGGACGTCCTGATCACAAGCCTCATTAAAGGGAAACTGATGGACTCTGCTCTCCTTTGGATAACCTCACGACCAGCAGCTGTCACCCGGGCCCTGTATAAGCACATCGACCAAGTTACTGAAGTCCGAGGTTTCAATGACACACAGAAGGAAAAATATTTCCACAGGAGGATCAGCAAACCAGACCTTGCCAACAACATCATCTCGCACATAAAGTCATCTCGGGTCCTCTATATCATGTGCCATATCCCTCTGTTTTGCTGGATCGCGGCAACTGTTTTTCTGAACATGCTTAGTCGGGGTGATTACAAGGATATTCCCAAAACCCTTACCAGTATGTATTGCCACTTTTTGCTCATTCAGGCTGACAGGACACATCAGAAGAACCATGGTGCATATGAAATGAGCAGGCAGAAACTTCTTGAGTGTAACAGAGAAGTAATTTTGAAAGTTGCTCAGCTGGCTTTTAAACAGCTGCTCAAGGCCAGACTTATTTTTTCTGAAGAGGACCTTAAGGAATGTGGAATTGACGCAAATGATTCCCTTGTCTCTGGGATGTGCACAGAGATCTTAAAGGTAGAACCTACCTGTTATGTAAACACCTTCCACGAGAAGACCTActgctttgtgcatctgagcatccAGGAGTTCCTTGCTGCTTTCTATGCATTTCACTGTTATATAAGCAATAACTTGAACCCCATCATGACCTTTCTGGCACAGGGGACAAAAGCTGTGCCTGAGCATCTCGGACTGGACGACTTGCTGAAAATTGCAGTCAACAAAGCACTGGACAGTAAAAATGGACACTTCGACCTGTTTGTCCGCTTTCTTCATGGCATGTCACTGGAGACCAATCAAAGAATTTTAGGCGGTCTGCTGCCCAATGTAGAGTCAGATTCAGAGACTATGAGAAAAATAATCGGCAACCTGAAAAAAATGCAGCGGAAGAATATCTCAGCAGAACGGTGCATGAACCTCTTCCATTGCCTCAGTGAAATGAACGACTGCTCGGTCCGTGAGGAAGTCCAAGGATTTTTGAATTCAGAGAAAGGCTCTGTCAAAGTGTTGTCACTAGCACACTGCTCTGCACTAGCCTACATGCTTCAGTTCTCTGATGAGGTGCAGGAAGAGTTTGACCTGAGGAAGTACAACACATCTGACGAGGGACGCAAGAGGCTGGTTCCAGCAGTGAAAAGCTGCAGTAAGGCTCTGTGAGTGATTTCAGTAAATTATAATGTTTCTACCGAgtccaaaaaaagccattaaaTAAGAAGTGGAAATTTCTTTACTAACTAATTTTCTAAACAACAAGCATATTCatgtgaaatgtcatttttgtttttatatgtaAAGTCTTGTTGGCTGTAAACTCTCAGAGAACTCCTGTGACATTGTGGCCTCAGCATTACAGTCTGAAAACTCAGCACTGAGAGAGTTGGACCTAAGTGACAACGATCTTCAGGATTCAGGGGTGAAAATTCTCTGTGCTGGACTGAAGAGTacaaactgcaaactggagaaactgaGGTAAGTGTTGAGCAACATTTCCTTCAGTATAAAATATTCTACTTCATactttgaaataaatgtaattaataCACAACTGGCACTTTACTAGGGATACACCAATGAGCTTACCCTTGAGTACCTTACCAATATTGAGTAGGCTATACACAGATATTGAGTAGACTACAGTCCAATATTGAGTAGGCTACACTCCGATATTGAGTAGTCTACTcactaaggtgaccagatttctgagacaaaatccggggacattttcagttcagacacgttaacacctccaaaacatgtcatgttttaacaataataattgtaattgtcagactttaatcgcacaagcgacacactgcaacacacacg
This region includes:
- the LOC116219004 gene encoding NLR family CARD domain-containing protein 3-like, encoding MKHEICQLDSAAKTQPNGKEIEYNDIFKQREDIRSVLTKGNAGIGKTVIVHKCILDWAEDKANHDIKLMLLLPFRELSLLTGEYSFHTLLIELYPELAELKDPKIYNSNKTVFILDGLDESRFKLDFSKKLVADMNQHTTVDVLITSLIKGKLMDSALLWITSRPAAVTRALYKHIDQVTEVRGFNDTQKEKYFHRRISKPDLANNIISHIKSSRVLYIMCHIPLFCWIAATVFLNMLSRGDYKDIPKTLTSMYCHFLLIQADRTHQKNHGAYEMSRQKLLECNREVILKVAQLAFKQLLKARLIFSEEDLKECGIDANDSLVSGMCTEILKVEPTCYVNTFHEKTYCFVHLSIQEFLAAFYAFHCYISNNLNPIMTFLAQGTKAVPEHLGLDDLLKIAVNKALDSKNGHFDLFVRFLHGMSLETNQRILGGLLPNVESDSETMRKIIGNLKKMQRKNISAERCMNLFHCLSEMNDCSVREEVQGFLNSEKGSVKVLSLAHCSALAYMLQFSDEVQEEFDLRKYNTSDEGRKRLVPAVKSCSKALLVGCKLSENSCDIVASALQSENSALRELDLSDNDLQDSGVKILCAGLKSTNCKLEKLRLSCCGITRAGCEALASALRSKPSYLTELDLSRNYPGVEGKAKLSKIQKKQQCTISFDDEAEYWLKSGLREYACEITLNPNTAHRKLSWKNQKVNVHESDQEHPDCPERFKHCQQFLCSEGLTGKAYWEIDWNGRASIGVAYKSISRDRLDKSRLGCNNKSWSLECYLSEYLAKHNNETEHIPAPRSHSGRLGVFLDWQGGTLSFYSVSSGTLSHLHTFHGRFGEPLYPGFEVSKSVTICQHKKPTKRKANDL